In uncultured Bacteroides sp., one genomic interval encodes:
- a CDS encoding TonB-dependent receptor, translating into MKKIFSVLVLIFICQAIFAQALQLKGHILTATKQPVEFANVILRKSDSTFVTGGMTDMKGKFSMEHLEKGIYNLQISSLGYQTKNLEIHDFNKDVDLGNIEIDSAAVALNEVVITGAKVINEADKKILLPTSKQMKAATNGFNLLQKLNLKRIQVDVLRNTISASGGGEVQLRINGVKSSIQEVMSIRPEDILRIEHHDDPGLRYGGAEAVIDYITRRKESGGFLAFDFTNSPHVPFGDNSVTAKFNYKKSEFGLSYNGGYREMDHMWRENSETFNFSDGRTLTRLEDGTPDKWAKNWHYMQMNYNYQEGQDWFFNATLRTNVNDNPRTNYKSYLYPNNNPSNGVNMTDRSSSWEHIPSLDLYYQRNLKNQQSLVLNIVGTYIDSNSQRYYKEIQGLQTLTDLFTNVDGSKYSIIGEGIYEKGFKAGRLSAGVKHTQSYTNNEYTGSSLSQTNMRQSETYVYTEFQGKINKFNYSLGIGGSRSWFNQGGEGYHNYTFRPTASLKYNFNDNSFLRYRGNIYSTEPSLSDLGNIEQSIDSLQIRRGNSNLKPVMRYTNSLNYDITKGIFSGSLFLGHWYYNKPIMEETRVENNKFIRTNDNQKSWQKLNTEMELSINPFKDIFVAKIVTGMSYFDSKGNNYHHTYTNWYMRAEANASYKNWSAFFQMQNHKNDLFGETLEIGENYHLFGIMYKHKQLSLGAMMINPFVNNWKAGSENLNASAPSKNWVYIKETSRLFAIQVSYSFNFGRKYQSSQKRLNNQDTDTGVMSSNKK; encoded by the coding sequence ATGAAAAAAATATTCAGTGTATTAGTTTTGATATTTATATGCCAGGCAATATTTGCACAGGCTTTACAATTAAAAGGGCACATTCTTACAGCTACAAAACAGCCTGTTGAGTTTGCTAATGTGATTCTAAGGAAGTCGGATTCAACCTTTGTAACAGGTGGAATGACTGATATGAAAGGTAAGTTCAGTATGGAACATCTTGAGAAAGGAATCTATAACCTTCAGATTTCAAGTCTTGGATATCAGACTAAGAATCTTGAGATCCATGATTTTAATAAAGATGTAGACCTTGGAAATATTGAAATTGATTCCGCAGCAGTAGCATTGAATGAAGTCGTGATTACAGGTGCCAAAGTTATCAACGAAGCCGACAAAAAGATATTACTGCCAACTTCAAAACAGATGAAGGCAGCAACTAACGGATTCAACCTCTTACAAAAGCTAAATCTTAAACGTATTCAGGTTGATGTATTAAGAAATACCATTTCTGCATCAGGTGGTGGTGAAGTGCAGCTCAGAATAAACGGAGTAAAGTCGAGCATTCAGGAAGTAATGTCAATACGCCCGGAAGATATCCTGCGTATTGAACATCATGATGATCCGGGACTTCGTTATGGAGGAGCAGAAGCAGTAATCGACTATATTACCCGCAGAAAAGAAAGTGGAGGTTTTCTTGCTTTCGATTTTACAAACTCTCCTCATGTTCCTTTCGGAGATAATAGTGTAACAGCAAAATTCAACTATAAAAAATCCGAGTTTGGGCTATCTTATAATGGAGGTTACAGAGAAATGGATCACATGTGGCGAGAAAACTCAGAGACATTTAATTTCTCTGACGGAAGGACTCTTACCCGTCTGGAAGATGGTACTCCGGATAAGTGGGCAAAGAACTGGCATTATATGCAGATGAACTATAACTATCAGGAAGGTCAGGACTGGTTCTTCAACGCAACTTTAAGAACAAATGTAAATGATAACCCCAGAACAAACTATAAAAGTTATCTTTATCCAAATAACAATCCATCAAATGGCGTAAATATGACCGACCGTTCTTCTTCATGGGAGCATATTCCATCTTTAGACCTTTACTATCAGCGCAATTTAAAAAATCAGCAATCATTAGTATTGAATATTGTGGGAACATATATTGATTCGAACTCACAAAGATATTATAAGGAAATACAGGGCTTACAGACATTAACAGACCTATTTACTAATGTTGACGGAAGCAAATACTCAATAATTGGCGAGGGTATATACGAAAAAGGATTTAAAGCCGGACGTTTAAGTGCCGGAGTGAAACACACACAAAGTTACACTAACAATGAGTATACCGGAAGTTCTTTATCGCAAACAAACATGAGGCAATCTGAAACTTATGTTTATACAGAATTTCAGGGCAAAATTAACAAGTTCAATTATTCTTTGGGAATAGGCGGATCACGTTCATGGTTTAACCAGGGCGGCGAAGGATACCATAACTATACCTTTCGTCCTACAGCCAGCTTAAAATATAATTTCAATGATAACTCATTTCTTCGTTACCGCGGTAACATTTACAGCACAGAGCCTTCACTATCCGATTTAGGAAATATTGAACAATCCATCGATTCTTTGCAGATAAGAAGAGGTAACAGCAACCTGAAACCGGTAATGAGATACACCAACTCTTTGAATTATGATATTACAAAAGGTATATTCAGCGGAAGTCTATTCCTTGGCCATTGGTATTATAACAAGCCAATCATGGAAGAGACCCGGGTTGAAAACAACAAATTCATCCGTACCAACGACAATCAGAAAAGCTGGCAGAAACTTAATACCGAAATGGAATTGTCAATCAATCCATTCAAAGATATTTTCGTAGCAAAGATTGTAACCGGAATGAGTTATTTCGATAGTAAAGGAAACAATTACCATCACACATATACAAACTGGTACATGCGAGCAGAAGCAAATGCAAGCTACAAAAACTGGTCGGCATTCTTCCAGATGCAGAACCACAAAAACGATTTATTCGGAGAGACTCTTGAAATTGGAGAAAATTACCATCTCTTCGGAATTATGTATAAACACAAACAACTTAGTCTTGGCGCCATGATGATTAATCCGTTTGTAAATAACTGGAAAGCAGGAAGTGAAAATCTAAACGCCTCAGCTCCTTCAAAGAACTGGGTATATATAAAGGAAACATCACGTTTATTTGCAATTCAAGTATCATATAGCTTTAACTTCGGACGTAAATATCAGTCTTCACAAAAACGATTAAATAACCAGGATACAGATACAGGGGTTATGAGTAGTAATAAAAAATAA
- a CDS encoding TonB-dependent receptor — MKKIFSVLFFIILCQTITAQSFQIKGSILSTAKQPIEFANVVLRKADSTFVNGGMTDAKGKFSMENLEKGIYNLQISSLGYQTKNLEIQDFSKDTDLGTIEIDSAAIVLNEVVVTTAKVINEADRKILLPTSKQMKAATNGFDLLQQLNLRRIQIDVMRNTIAASGGGEVDLRINGVKSSIQEVMSLRPEDILRIEHHEDPGLRYEGAEAVIDYITRRRNSGGFISFDTQTSPHVAFGNNSVTAKFNYKKSEFGLFYTGGYRSVDHMWRENSETFNFPDGRSLTRMEDGTPDKWAMNWNYMQMNYNYQQGKEWFFNATLTANINGNPKMNFNSYLYPTNNPSNGVHMTDRSSSRERRPSLDLYYQRNFKNQQSLILNVVGTYANSNSKRYYKEMQDTETLTDLFSNVDGNKYSIIGEGIYEKTFKAGRLSTGIKHTQSFTDNEYTGSSVSKTDMRQADTYMYTEFQGKINKFNYSLGIGGSRSWFNQGGEGYQNYNFRPTASLKYNFNENSFIRYRGNIYSNSPSLSDLGNTEQAIDSLQIRRGNSSLKPVISYVNSLNYDITKGIFSGSLLVSHRYYNKPIMEETIIENNKFIRTKDNQKNWQKLNTEMEVSINPFKDHLITKITTGISYFDSKGNNYAHTYSNWYYRAEVNGYYKNWSAFFRIQNHRNNFFGETLDIGENWHMIGIMYKHKQLTIGGMMLNPFADNWKVGSENRNKFAPSKNWEYVKESSRLFAFKLSYNFNFGRKYQSSQKRLNNEDTDTGVMSSSKK; from the coding sequence ATGAAAAAGATTTTTAGCGTATTATTTTTTATAATACTTTGCCAAACCATAACAGCCCAATCTTTCCAGATCAAAGGATCTATTCTTTCCACAGCGAAACAGCCTATTGAATTTGCAAATGTAGTTTTAAGAAAAGCCGATTCCACATTTGTAAACGGTGGAATGACTGATGCCAAAGGTAAGTTCAGTATGGAAAATCTTGAGAAAGGAATATATAACCTTCAGATTTCAAGTCTTGGATACCAAACCAAGAATCTTGAGATCCAGGATTTCAGTAAGGATACAGATCTGGGAACTATTGAAATCGATTCAGCTGCCATTGTATTAAATGAAGTTGTTGTTACCACAGCCAAAGTTATTAATGAAGCCGACAGAAAGATTTTACTGCCTACTTCAAAACAAATGAAAGCAGCAACAAATGGGTTTGATCTTTTGCAACAACTAAACTTAAGGCGTATTCAGATTGATGTTATGAGAAATACCATTGCCGCGTCTGGTGGAGGTGAAGTAGACCTTAGAATCAATGGAGTAAAGTCGAGCATCCAGGAAGTTATGTCATTACGGCCGGAAGATATTCTGCGTATAGAACATCATGAAGACCCGGGACTCCGCTACGAGGGAGCAGAAGCTGTTATTGATTATATTACCCGCCGTAGAAACAGTGGCGGATTTATCTCATTCGATACTCAAACCTCTCCACATGTTGCTTTTGGTAATAACAGCGTAACAGCCAAATTCAATTACAAGAAATCGGAATTCGGACTATTCTACACAGGTGGATACAGATCTGTAGATCACATGTGGCGTGAAAATTCAGAAACATTCAACTTCCCCGACGGCAGAAGCCTCACCCGTATGGAAGATGGAACTCCTGACAAATGGGCTATGAACTGGAACTATATGCAAATGAATTATAACTATCAACAAGGAAAAGAATGGTTCTTTAATGCAACGCTCACAGCAAATATCAATGGTAATCCAAAGATGAATTTCAACAGTTATCTTTACCCAACCAACAATCCTTCAAACGGAGTACACATGACAGATCGTTCATCTTCCCGGGAGCGCAGACCTTCGTTAGACCTTTATTATCAACGCAATTTTAAAAATCAGCAATCTTTGATTCTTAACGTTGTAGGTACATATGCGAATTCCAATTCAAAGAGATATTATAAGGAAATGCAGGATACAGAAACCTTAACCGATCTGTTTTCAAATGTAGACGGAAATAAATATTCGATTATTGGTGAAGGAATATATGAAAAGACATTCAAGGCAGGCAGATTAAGCACCGGAATAAAGCACACTCAAAGTTTCACTGACAATGAATATACTGGAAGTTCTGTATCCAAAACAGATATGAGACAGGCCGACACTTACATGTATACAGAATTTCAGGGAAAGATTAATAAGTTCAATTACTCTTTAGGAATAGGAGGCTCACGTTCATGGTTCAACCAAGGAGGAGAAGGATATCAAAATTATAACTTCCGCCCCACAGCAAGTCTGAAATATAACTTTAACGAGAACTCCTTTATCCGCTATCGTGGTAATATTTACAGTAATTCTCCTTCTTTGTCCGACCTGGGAAATACAGAACAAGCAATTGATTCATTACAGATAAGAAGAGGAAACAGCTCTCTGAAACCGGTAATATCATACGTAAATTCATTGAACTACGACATAACTAAAGGAATATTCAGTGGTAGTTTATTGGTTAGTCACAGATACTACAACAAACCTATAATGGAGGAAACCATTATTGAAAACAACAAATTCATCCGTACCAAGGATAACCAAAAGAATTGGCAGAAATTGAATACAGAAATGGAAGTATCAATCAATCCATTCAAAGATCATTTAATCACTAAAATAACGACTGGAATAAGTTACTTCGACAGTAAAGGAAATAATTATGCTCACACATATTCAAACTGGTATTATAGAGCAGAAGTAAATGGATACTATAAAAACTGGTCGGCATTCTTCCGTATTCAGAATCACAGAAACAATTTCTTTGGCGAGACTCTTGATATTGGAGAAAACTGGCACATGATTGGAATTATGTACAAGCATAAACAACTAACTATAGGAGGCATGATGCTTAACCCATTTGCCGACAATTGGAAAGTAGGTAGTGAAAATCGCAATAAATTTGCTCCTTCCAAAAATTGGGAATATGTTAAAGAGAGTTCGCGACTATTTGCATTCAAGTTATCATATAACTTCAATTTCGGACGTAAGTATCAGTCTTCACAAAAACGATTAAATAACGAAGATACCGATACAGGAGTTATGAGTAGTAGTAAAAAATAA
- a CDS encoding sugar O-acetyltransferase, with product MATEKEKMRSGQLANVSDPELFADLLRAKALISKMNTMYLGSPDLQEVQKELLPNIHPTAKICPPFFCDYGYNIELGEHAFINFNCVILDGAPVKIGHHTLIGPAVQIYTPQHPMNYLERREMVESAHAVTIGNDCWIGGGAIICPGVKIGDRCIVGAGSVVTKNVPDDSLVVGNPAVIKRRLD from the coding sequence ATGGCAACAGAAAAAGAAAAAATGAGGAGCGGTCAGCTTGCTAATGTTTCGGATCCGGAATTATTTGCCGACCTTTTAAGAGCGAAAGCTTTAATCTCCAAGATGAATACGATGTATCTTGGCTCACCGGATTTGCAGGAAGTGCAGAAAGAACTGCTTCCAAATATTCATCCTACGGCGAAGATCTGTCCGCCTTTCTTTTGCGATTATGGCTATAATATAGAGTTGGGCGAGCATGCTTTTATTAATTTTAATTGTGTAATCCTCGATGGAGCTCCGGTTAAGATTGGACATCATACATTAATTGGTCCGGCAGTGCAGATATATACTCCGCAGCATCCAATGAACTATCTGGAACGTCGTGAAATGGTTGAATCTGCTCATGCCGTGACTATCGGCAATGATTGCTGGATAGGGGGTGGTGCTATTATTTGTCCGGGAGTAAAGATTGGTGATCGTTGTATTGTGGGTGCAGGAAGCGTGGTTACGAAAAATGTTCCAGATGATTCTCTTGTAGTGGGTAATCCGGCTGTTATAAAAAGAAGACTTGATTAG
- the yaaA gene encoding peroxide stress protein YaaA → MQIIISPAKTINTKSSQKAPAKSIPQFAGEAKEIALHMAQYSVEELEQLLKISPKLALETFKRFEAFHSDEAPSLQALLAYTGMVFKHIAPTDFSDEDFLYAHEHLRIASPFYGLVRPLDMIKAYRMEYDVKLPELGNISMADFWKSKLTLPFIEDVKNSGGVLVNLASMDIQPSFDWKHVEKEVRVITPEFKMWKKGKLDTVTIYAKMARGEMTRFILKNRIEEPEVLKAFTWEGFAFNQGLSDESRYVFTC, encoded by the coding sequence ATGCAAATAATAATATCCCCAGCCAAAACAATAAATACTAAAAGCTCACAGAAAGCTCCGGCAAAGTCAATCCCGCAGTTTGCTGGTGAAGCAAAAGAGATTGCACTCCACATGGCACAATATTCCGTGGAGGAATTGGAACAACTACTGAAGATTAGTCCGAAGTTAGCTCTGGAAACATTTAAACGGTTTGAAGCGTTTCATTCCGATGAGGCTCCTTCTCTGCAAGCTTTGCTGGCTTACACAGGAATGGTGTTTAAGCATATTGCTCCGACAGATTTCTCGGACGAGGATTTTCTTTATGCTCATGAACATTTGCGTATAGCTTCTCCGTTTTACGGATTGGTTCGTCCACTTGATATGATAAAGGCTTACCGGATGGAGTATGATGTGAAGCTGCCCGAACTGGGAAATATTTCGATGGCCGACTTCTGGAAATCGAAGCTTACTCTGCCTTTTATTGAAGATGTGAAGAATAGTGGGGGAGTGTTGGTAAATCTGGCAAGTATGGATATTCAGCCTTCGTTCGACTGGAAACACGTGGAAAAGGAAGTGCGGGTTATAACTCCCGAATTTAAAATGTGGAAGAAAGGAAAGCTCGATACAGTGACCATTTATGCAAAGATGGCTCGTGGAGAGATGACGCGTTTTATTCTTAAAAATCGAATTGAAGAACCAGAAGTCTTGAAAGCTTTTACATGGGAGGGGTTTGCATTCAATCAAGGACTATCTGATGAAAGCCGATATGTCTTTACTTGTTGA
- a CDS encoding AbiH family protein, which translates to MVKEFFHVLVIGNGFDLNLGLKTSYRNFIDSSNFKNLVKDGNILCEYLSKRQRIHEWIDIEKELKIYSKSPMEYRKDKFYEEFIALSKALNDYINSIDYSNINRDSKAYSLLKLISEKNHSIIDFNYTDTVSILLSEMGIKEPGNGIVKVHGSAKKNTIILGVEDKADIRDEDVFLLKTANINYKPCHISEKLDKAESITFFGHSLGETDHHYFESFFARQTVQSCTRKDLNICYCNDIARIQLMKQIRSLTRRNIFEMQEFNDFNMLCIS; encoded by the coding sequence ATGGTTAAAGAATTCTTCCATGTTTTAGTTATAGGTAATGGGTTTGATCTTAATTTAGGCCTGAAAACTAGCTATAGAAATTTTATTGATAGCTCTAATTTTAAGAATTTAGTAAAAGATGGTAATATACTATGCGAGTATTTGTCAAAAAGACAACGAATACATGAATGGATTGATATAGAGAAAGAATTGAAGATATACTCAAAAAGTCCTATGGAATATAGGAAAGATAAGTTTTACGAGGAGTTTATAGCTTTATCAAAAGCTCTTAATGATTATATTAATAGTATAGACTATTCTAATATAAATAGAGACTCAAAAGCTTACAGTTTACTTAAACTTATTTCAGAGAAAAATCATTCTATAATAGATTTTAATTATACTGATACGGTTTCTATTTTACTCTCTGAAATGGGAATTAAAGAGCCGGGAAATGGTATAGTCAAAGTTCATGGTTCAGCAAAGAAAAATACTATTATATTGGGGGTTGAAGATAAAGCTGATATAAGGGATGAAGATGTTTTTCTTCTGAAAACAGCTAATATCAATTATAAACCATGTCATATTAGTGAGAAATTGGATAAAGCAGAATCAATAACTTTCTTTGGTCATTCCTTGGGAGAAACAGATCATCATTATTTTGAAAGTTTTTTTGCTAGACAAACTGTACAGTCTTGTACAAGAAAGGATCTTAATATATGCTATTGTAATGACATAGCTAGAATTCAATTAATGAAGCAAATTAGATCACTTACTCGAAGAAATATTTTTGAAATGCAAGAGTTTAATGATTTTAATATGTTGTGTATTTCTTAA
- the trpS gene encoding tryptophan--tRNA ligase, giving the protein METVVSGIRPTGNLHLGNYFGAVKSFLQMQNEYNCYFFIADWHSLTTHPKPNDIVQSARTILAEYLACGIDPEKATIYVQSDVKEVLELYLYLNMNAYLGELERTTSFKEKARKQPDNVNAGLLTYPTLMAADILIHKAIKVPVGKDQEQNMEMARKFARRFNTIYGTDLFPEPASFSLAEKAIKVPGLDGSGKMGKSEGNCIYLMDDAKTISKKVMKAVTDAGPTVPNSEKPEVIQNLFTFMDIVSTKDTYDYFNEKYNDCSIRYGDLKKQLAADVIAFTEPIREKIVDYSANTEYLAKVAKQGAERAQESAAKTLKEVREIIGFREI; this is encoded by the coding sequence ATGGAAACAGTTGTTAGTGGAATTCGCCCAACAGGTAATCTGCATCTGGGCAACTACTTTGGAGCAGTGAAGAGTTTTCTGCAAATGCAGAATGAATATAATTGTTATTTCTTTATCGCCGACTGGCATTCCCTTACTACTCACCCAAAACCTAATGATATAGTTCAGAGCGCTCGCACTATTCTTGCTGAATATCTTGCTTGCGGTATTGATCCTGAGAAAGCTACCATTTATGTACAAAGTGACGTGAAGGAGGTATTGGAGCTTTATCTGTACCTTAACATGAATGCTTACCTGGGCGAGCTGGAACGTACTACTTCTTTCAAGGAAAAGGCACGTAAACAACCGGACAACGTAAATGCCGGACTTCTTACTTACCCTACTCTTATGGCTGCGGATATTCTTATTCATAAGGCAATAAAAGTACCGGTGGGCAAGGATCAGGAACAGAACATGGAAATGGCGCGTAAGTTTGCCCGTCGTTTCAATACTATATATGGTACCGACTTATTCCCTGAACCAGCTTCTTTCTCTTTGGCAGAAAAGGCTATCAAGGTTCCTGGACTGGATGGTTCTGGCAAGATGGGAAAATCGGAAGGTAACTGTATTTATCTGATGGATGATGCCAAGACTATCAGCAAAAAGGTGATGAAGGCTGTTACTGATGCCGGACCAACGGTGCCTAACAGCGAAAAGCCTGAGGTTATTCAGAACTTATTCACTTTTATGGATATTGTCTCTACTAAAGATACTTACGATTATTTCAACGAGAAGTACAACGATTGCTCTATCCGTTACGGAGATTTAAAAAAGCAATTGGCTGCCGATGTTATTGCTTTTACTGAACCTATCCGCGAAAAGATTGTAGATTATTCTGCAAACACTGAGTATCTTGCTAAGGTTGCTAAACAAGGTGCAGAGAGAGCACAGGAAAGTGCTGCTAAAACATTGAAGGAAGTTAGAGAAATTATCGGATTCCGCGAGATTTAA
- a CDS encoding serine/threonine-protein kinase: MNIGEVINGYTFLEHFVPGGMGFVSKVRKNGENYALKTCKYSNEDSIKRFNREIRLMEAIQHENVITVLDKIEIGGVPCFVMPLCDMSLDEAIKAGITDDKKFEYAKQLCLGVKAIHNAGEVHRDIKPNNALILGDKVKVSDLGLGKFVDRDSPILTPTNTLMGSYGYIPPEIYRDGKGKDADCRSDIYSIGCLLYFMFSDGDSPIRMDPSKIKADVYSIVTKCTKIAPSDRYQDVSEIIRDLDICEQSRKTPLEVKEALSHYRKGINDRQFFDLLYNHLLTLQNNLKGLINDLRTIEIERFELLLKYKKENISNLINLLLVTCENNEDYWIQYSDIEVLVGRARLLFKAAVSLQEKEDLLKFSIDISKEYNRYAAMEIVGLMLNDLSHEEMKTMAVFIQQNKDNINEIKGAFKVSIPNAILVLLK, encoded by the coding sequence ATGAATATAGGGGAAGTAATTAACGGTTATACGTTTCTAGAACATTTTGTTCCAGGTGGTATGGGATTTGTTTCTAAGGTGAGAAAGAATGGTGAGAACTATGCGTTAAAAACATGTAAATATAGTAATGAAGATTCTATTAAACGATTTAATCGTGAAATTCGTTTAATGGAGGCTATACAGCACGAAAATGTTATAACAGTTCTTGATAAAATTGAAATAGGTGGAGTACCTTGTTTTGTAATGCCATTATGTGATATGTCTTTAGATGAAGCAATAAAGGCTGGTATAACCGATGATAAGAAATTTGAGTATGCGAAGCAGTTATGTTTAGGGGTGAAAGCAATTCATAATGCAGGAGAAGTTCATCGAGATATTAAACCCAATAATGCACTAATTTTGGGGGACAAAGTAAAGGTGTCTGATTTAGGACTAGGGAAATTTGTTGATCGTGATTCTCCTATTTTAACTCCAACTAATACTCTGATGGGATCTTATGGATATATTCCTCCTGAAATTTATAGGGATGGAAAAGGAAAGGATGCAGATTGCAGAAGTGATATTTATTCTATTGGTTGTTTACTCTATTTTATGTTTTCGGACGGAGATTCTCCTATACGTATGGATCCATCGAAAATAAAAGCAGATGTTTATTCTATTGTAACTAAATGTACGAAGATTGCTCCATCTGATAGATATCAAGATGTTTCAGAGATTATTCGAGATCTGGATATATGCGAACAATCAAGAAAAACTCCGTTAGAAGTTAAAGAAGCTCTTTCTCATTATAGAAAAGGAATTAATGACAGACAGTTCTTTGATTTGCTGTATAATCACTTGTTGACTTTGCAAAATAATTTAAAGGGACTGATCAATGATCTTCGAACTATAGAAATAGAGCGTTTTGAATTACTTCTAAAATATAAAAAAGAGAATATAAGTAATCTTATCAACTTGTTACTTGTTACATGTGAGAATAATGAAGATTATTGGATTCAATATAGTGATATAGAAGTTTTGGTTGGAAGAGCAAGATTGCTGTTTAAAGCTGCAGTTTCCTTACAAGAAAAGGAAGATCTTTTAAAATTTTCAATAGATATATCAAAGGAGTATAATCGTTATGCTGCAATGGAAATAGTGGGCCTAATGCTTAACGATTTGTCACATGAAGAAATGAAAACAATGGCTGTTTTTATTCAACAGAATAAAGATAATATAAACGAAATAAAAGGAGCTTTTAAAGTATCTATACCAAATGCTATTCTTGTTTTATTGAAATAA
- a CDS encoding HU family DNA-binding protein: protein MSILFKAAPLNDARKKEETQLYYAVPQRKELITIDQLSTMISGRCTATSGDVKLVLEEFANTLINELKNGNSVKLDKIGTFSLSLTSNKVTNPDKLRVTDVKVGRLLLRPAPSFMTKMKDATFERKG from the coding sequence ATGAGCATTTTATTTAAGGCGGCGCCCCTCAATGATGCCCGTAAGAAAGAAGAAACGCAACTCTATTATGCTGTTCCTCAACGCAAGGAACTGATAACCATTGACCAACTAAGCACGATGATATCCGGCAGATGCACCGCCACATCGGGCGATGTGAAACTGGTACTCGAGGAGTTTGCCAATACATTGATCAATGAACTGAAAAACGGTAACTCAGTCAAGCTCGATAAGATAGGAACTTTTTCGCTGTCACTCACCTCAAACAAAGTAACCAATCCCGATAAGCTTCGAGTTACGGATGTAAAAGTAGGAAGATTGCTGCTTCGTCCGGCACCATCATTCATGACGAAGATGAAGGATGCTACTTTTGAACGGAAGGGATAA
- a CDS encoding C40 family peptidase, producing MEYAICFVPNNPLRVDHDECSEMLTELLFGEACTVTESWGNWSKIINKAEGYVGWVTTKMLTSVSKEYFDAYEPAEQRVLTTLFSQAVSETTGEKMLLTGGSLLPEYQEDGTFRVKNDRFRINPADAQPLTESLLDTALRFLNTPYLWGGKNAMGMDCSGLTQVVMRMHGIHILRNASHQVTQGELVSFLSDAQPGDLAFFDHADGKISHVGMVAEKGYIIHCSGSVHIDKLDDQGIYSKELNKYTHDLRLIKRYK from the coding sequence ATGGAATACGCTATTTGTTTTGTTCCCAATAATCCTCTTCGGGTAGATCATGATGAATGCTCGGAGATGCTCACTGAACTCCTTTTTGGAGAAGCTTGCACCGTGACCGAATCATGGGGCAACTGGAGTAAAATTATCAATAAAGCCGAAGGATATGTAGGCTGGGTAACTACAAAGATGCTTACCTCGGTTAGTAAAGAGTACTTTGATGCTTACGAACCGGCAGAGCAAAGAGTTTTAACCACGCTTTTCTCTCAGGCAGTGAGCGAAACTACCGGTGAAAAGATGCTGCTTACGGGAGGTAGTTTGCTTCCCGAATATCAGGAAGACGGAACATTCAGAGTAAAGAACGACCGTTTTCGCATTAATCCTGCCGATGCTCAACCGTTGACTGAATCATTGCTGGATACAGCTCTTCGTTTCCTGAATACTCCTTATCTGTGGGGTGGCAAAAATGCGATGGGAATGGACTGTTCCGGACTTACCCAAGTGGTGATGCGTATGCATGGTATCCATATTCTTCGTAATGCAAGTCACCAGGTTACACAAGGCGAACTGGTTTCTTTCCTTTCAGATGCCCAACCGGGTGATCTGGCTTTCTTTGATCATGCAGATGGAAAGATATCACACGTGGGAATGGTGGCCGAAAAGGGATATATCATTCACTGTTCCGGCTCAGTGCATATCGACAAACTCGACGACCAAGGAATCTACAGCAAAGAACTGAATAAGTACACACACGATCTCCGGTTAATAAAACGATATAAGTAA